From one Bos indicus x Bos taurus breed Angus x Brahman F1 hybrid chromosome 7, Bos_hybrid_MaternalHap_v2.0, whole genome shotgun sequence genomic stretch:
- the LOC113896451 gene encoding olfactory receptor 7A17-like, whose translation MEPGNNTQSSELFLLGFSEDPELEPLIFGLFLCMYLITVFGNLLIILVIISDFHLHTPMYFFLSNLSFVDISFTSTTIPKMLQNIENQSKVITYEGCIVQVYFCIFLAGLDDFLLIVMAYDRFVAICHPLHYTVIMNPRLCGLLVLVSWMVSAMHSLLQSLMALQLTFCTKVEIPQFFCELNQMVQLACSDTFLNNMVMYLASVLLAGGPFAGILYSYSKIVSSIRRISSTQGKFKAFSTCASHLSVVLLFYCTSLGVYLSSAATHSSHSSAIASVMYTVVTPMLNPFIYSLRNKDLKKALKRVYGIISIKRPIVLGQMKCP comes from the coding sequence ATGGAACCAGGTAACAATACACAATCTTCTGAActttttcttctgggattctCAGAGGACCCAGAATTGGAGCCCCTCATCTTTGGACTTTTCCTCTGCATGTACCTGATCACTGTGTTTGGAAATCTGCTCATTATCCTGGTCATCATCTCTGACTTCCACcttcacacccccatgtacttcttcctctccaacttgTCCTTTGTAGACATCTCCTTCACCTCCACaaccatcccaaagatgctgcAGAATATCGAGAACCAGAGCAAAGTCATAACCTATGAAGGCTGCATCGTCCAGGTGTATTTTTGCATATTCCTTGCAGGATTAGATGACTTCCTCCTGATAGTGATGGCCTACGACCGCTTTGTGGCCATATGCCACCCTCTGCACTACACAGTCATCATGAATCCTCGGCTCTGTGGACTGCTGGTATTGGTGTCCTGGATGGTGAGTGCTATGCATTCCTTGTTACAAAGTTTAATGGCTTTGCAGCTGACCTTCTGTACAAAGGTGGAAATTCCCCAATTTTTTTGTGAACTCAATCAGATGGTCCAACTTGCCTGTTCTGACACCTTTCTTAATAACATGGTGATGTATTTGGCATCAGTGCTACTAGCTGGTGGGCCGTTTGCTGGTATCCTTTACTCTTACTCTAAGATAGTCTCTTCCATACGAAGAATCTCATCAACTCAGGGAAAGTTTAAAGCATTTTCCACTTGTGCATCTCATCTCTCAGTtgtcttattattttattgtacGAGCCTAGGAGTGTACCTTAGCTCTGCTGCTACACACAGCTCACACTCAAGTGCAATAGCCTCcgtgatgtacactgtggtcacacccatgctgaacccattcatctacagtctgaggaacAAAGACTTAAAGAAGGCTCTGAAGAGAGTCTATGGAATAATATCTATAAAAAGGCCAATTGTCCTGGGGCAGATGAAGTGCCCTTGA